A section of the Drosophila subobscura isolate 14011-0131.10 chromosome A, UCBerk_Dsub_1.0, whole genome shotgun sequence genome encodes:
- the LOC117901675 gene encoding cell wall protein IFF6: protein MWRLQLFLLLSTCFLIPHEAKPTKRSPIGSSTPTSSFISTLASTSTASTSNSMTTSTSTPDVVDSSTAAATVAQVVRRVTNIGRLAAKDLADLLLASMQARGIKLTPFQETTMKSLRSNESKETQSEADQLHVGMDVIIDILIGAQSEATCGHIIRDIEKSQDKNSLTLTLKSFLALCSFNGIECTENEVAQIIKSSSVQQKRQEKALEQEDFEMAEGTGARLTRRVGHPLAATKGERETVLSFLQARNVTQLTAILNTLLQVCGASGSEAHNIIQNLHEMGPDGMSLLQVNAFSMLIVSLLDSLTTISQGHRSGFCAATPDSWAVRLLEMGVAKVVLLGLMTALDRSIVSPPSNSNVEALNSLNGGGSLQDVKSLMSEKSVATAKRAIPTVGNVNQQAGTVINGTNNFQGSLVKANAPIGAAIPILSDVSGGSLGNVNQQGPTASITGSDNTVANAVEVNAVVQAALAVLSSLTGQAAGATSGSGSSTGLLGTATGTGSSGSTTSTGSTTSGSPSGLIVGNTNQQGPDTVIEGDGNSKTSLVSANAVVGAVAPVLTQVSGGAITNQNLQGPRTVIKGKNNTVSTLVDADIVLGLAVSLLNSITGQNSTGSGSSTGSTGTGSTGSTGSTGSTGSTGSTGSTGSTGSTGSSTSGSSGTATKSGLIGNQITSSGDSITGNNNLLGGLVNVVAPIGANVLALNKITGAGGSSSSGSGLIGNQIDSSGSTVKGNDNVVSKLVNVALPIGANVLALNSITGGGSGSSGGGLLAGNFLTQSGDTVTGDNNKLINVVDVSGNVLASLLALNSIDGSGSGSGSGVGVGNSVKSGPGQIIVGNNNEILKLIDVEPNILANVAALNIIKGSGAACVGNSVSRGPNTEIVGDNNRIFKLVNVNANVLADVGVLNQLIGNVANDCSIDIVTTEPPTEPPTEPPTQPPTDPPTQPPTEPPTQPPTQPPTYGPPTNEPPTNEPPTNEPPTNKPPTVRPPTVRPPSPNPNNCYRRYCRKWRTRPSYLCYKNCGGPLTYKP from the exons ATGTGGCGCCTTCAGCTATTCCTTTTGTTGTCCACCTGCTTCCTCATACCCCACGAGGCGAAGCCAACGAAGCGTTCGCCCATCGGCTCCTCCACCCCTACATCATCCTTCATCAGCACACTTGCCTCAACTTCAACCGCATCCACCTCGAACTCAATGACAACGTCGACTTCCACACCTGATGTGGTggacagcagcacagcagccgccacagtgGCCCAAGTGGTGCGGCGTGTGACGAACATTGGACGTCTGGCCGCCAAGGATCTGGCcgacctgctgctggccagcatgCAGGCGCGTGGCATTAAGCTAACACCCTTCCAGGAGACCACGATGAAGTCCTTGCGCAGCAACGAGTCCAAGGAGACCCAGAGCGAGGCGGACCAGCTGCATGTGGGCATGGACGTGATCATCGACATTCTGATTGGTGCCCAGTCGGAGGCAACCTGTGGCCACATCATCCGCGACATTGAGAAGTCGCAGGACAAGAATAGTCTGACCCTGACACTCAAGTCCTTCCTGGCCCTGTGCTCCTTCAACGGCATCGAGTGCACTGAGAACGAGGTGGCGCAGATAatcaagagcagcagcgtccAACAGAAGCGACAGGAGAAGGCCCTGGAGCAGGAGGATTTTGAGATGGCAGAGGGCACAGGTGCTCGACTCACACGGCGCGTCGGACACCCCCTTGCCGCGACTAAAGGCGAGCGCGAAACGGTCTTGTCCTTCCTACAGGCGAGGAATGTAACCCAGCTGACAGCGATTCTCAATACCCTGCTGCAAGTGTGCGGTGCCTCGGGTAGCGAGGCTCACAACATCATCCAAAATCTGCACGAAA TGGGTCCCGATGGCATGAGCCTGCTCCAGGTGAATGCCTTCAGCATGCTGATCGTCTCCCTGCTGGACAGCCTCACGACCATTTCGCAGGGTCACAGGAGCGGCTTTTGTGCCGCCACTCCCGACAGCTGGGCGGTGCGCCTCCTCGAGATGGGTGTGGCCAAGGTGGTGCTGCTCGGCCTGATGACGGCCCTCGATCGCTCCATTGTGAGTccccccagcaacagcaatgtgGAGGCGCTCAACAGCCTCAACGGCGGTGGTTCCCTGCAGGATGTCAAGAGCTTGATGAGCGAAAAGTCGGTGGCTACCGCAAAGCGTGCTATACCCACAGTTGGCAACGTTAATCAGC AGGCGGGCACTGTCATCAATGGCACAAACAACTTCCAGGGTAGTCTGGTTAAGGCCAACGCTCCCATTGGTGCAGCGATTCCGATTCTTAGCGATGTATCCGGCGGCAGTTTAGGCAACGTGAATCAAC AGGGTCCAACTGCTTCCATTACGGGCTCCGACAACACAGTGGCCAATGCTGTGGAGGTCAATGCTGTTGTCCAGGCGGCCCTTGCTGTTCTCAGCTCCCTTACCGGACAGGCTGCGGGTGCTACATCCGGAAGTGGCTCTTCAACAGGCTTGCTTGGCACCGCCACTGGCACGGGTTCGAGTGGTTCCACGACATCCACTGGCTCCACCACTTCTGGCAGCCCCTCTGGACTAATCGTTGGAAATACAAATCAAC AGGGACCGGACACTGTCATTGAGGGTGATGGCAATAGCAAGACAAGTCTCGTCAGTGCCAATGCTGTCGTTGGGGCCGTGGCTCCAGTTCTCACCCAAGTATCTGGTGGCGCCATTACCAACCAAAATCTAC AGGGTCCACGTACAGTCATTAAGGGCAAAAACAATACAGTGTCCACCCTGGTGGATGCCGACATTGTGCTCGGCTTGGCCGTTTCTCTGCTGAACTCCATTACCGGTCAGAACTCAACCGGAAGTGGTTCTTCCACTGGCTCCACGGGCACTGGTTCGACTGGCTCTACAGGCTCTACAGGCTCCACAGGATCCACAGGCTCCACAGGATCCACAGGCTCTACAGGCTCCACTGGCAGCTCTACGAGTGGTTCGTCTGGCACTGCCACCAAAAGCGGATTGATTGGCAACCAAATTACTT CATCGGGAGACTCGATAActggcaacaacaatctgCTGGGTGGTCTGGTGAATGTGGTAGCTCCGATCGGAGCCAATGTGCTTGCCCTCAACAAGATCACGGGCGCAGGCGGCAGCTCTTCCTCCGGCTCCGGACTCATTGGCAACCAAATCGATT CGAGTGGCAGCACTGTCAAGGGTAACGATAATGTCGTCTCGAAGCTGGTCAATGTCGCTCTGCCGATCGGAGCCAATGTGCTTGCCCTCAACAGCATCacgggcggcggcagcggctcctCTGGCGGTGGTCTACTGGCGGGCAACTTCCTGACTCAAAGCGGGGACACTGTCACCGGCGACAACAACAAGCTCATCAATGTCGTGGATGTCAGTGGCAACGTGCTGGCCAGCCTCTTGGCCCTGAACAGCATTGatggctccggctctggttCCGGCTcaggcgttggcgttggcaaTTCAGTGAAGA GTGGACCCGGACAGATCATTgtgggcaacaacaatgaaatcCTGAAGCTGATCGACGTGGAACCCAACATCCTGGCCAATGTGGCAGCCTTGAATATCATCAAGGGCAGCGGTGCCGCCTGCGTGGGCAACAGCGTCAGCC GTGGACCCAACACAGAGATTGTAGGCGATAACAATCGCATTTTCAAGCTGGTGAATGTGAATGCCAATGTGCTGGCCGATGTGGGTGTGCTGAACCAACTGATTGGCAACGTGGCCAACGACTGCAGCATCGATATAGTCACAACGGAGCCACCAACGGAGCCACCGACGGAGCCACCAACACAGCCACCGACTGATCCTCCAACACAGCCACCGACTGAGCCACCAACGCAGCCACCAACACAGCCACCCACTTATGGGCCACCCACCAACGAGCCACCCACCAATGAGCCACCCACAAATGAACCGCCCACCAATAAGCCACCCACCGTTCGGCCACCCACCGTCCGTCCGCCCTCGCCCAATCCCAACAATTGCTATCGGCGCTACTGCCGCAAGTGGCGCACGCGCCCCAGCTACCTCTGCTACAAGAACTGCGGCGGCCCCCTCACCTACAAGCCCTAG
- the LOC117901686 gene encoding uncharacterized protein LOC117901686, which yields MAAFTQNQTFALLLLVALAGSTAAQTFTQEDRGSILKFMDVLMNFLDLETDNTTSTVSPLETTTTVPSEPTGETTESTDTTRNSTVGDSTSEGTTTLASNSTESDTTTEVTSTTERRRICFKRVCYKFSSDKGYIY from the coding sequence ATGGCAGCCTTCACACAGAACCAGacctttgctctgctgctcttggtCGCcctggcaggcagcacagcgGCTCAGACTTTTACGCAAGAGGATCGTGGCTCCATACTGAAGTTCATGGATGTGCTGATGAATTTTCTGGACTTGGAGACGGACAACACCACCAGCACAGTGTCGCCCTTGGAGACCACCACCACAGTGCCCAGTGAACCCACAGGCGAAACCACCGAGAGCACTGACACAACGAGAAACTCCACGGTGGGGGACTCAACGAGTGAGGGAACCACTACGCTGGCATCGAATTCAACGGAATCGGACACAACCACTGAGGTTACATCCACTACAGAGAGACGTCGCATTTGCTTCAAACGTGTCTGCTACAAGTTCAGCAGCGACAAGGGTTATATCTACTAA